In a single window of the Mauremys reevesii isolate NIE-2019 linkage group 3, ASM1616193v1, whole genome shotgun sequence genome:
- the ATF3 gene encoding cyclic AMP-dependent transcription factor ATF-3 isoform X2 — protein MMLQNPGQVSASEVSASAIVPCLSPTASLGFEDFTNLTPLVKEELRFAIQNKCLSHRMSSTLDTVTVLERPVEMSVLKAEFSPQEDERKKRRRERNKIAAAKCRNKKKEKTECLQKESEKLETINAELKAQIEELKNEKQHLIYMLNLHRPTCIVRAQNGRTPEDERNLFIQQIKEGTLQG, from the exons ATGATGCTCCAAAACCCAGGCCAGGTATCTGCATCAGAAGTCAGCGCTTCCGCAATTGTTCCCTGTTTGTCTCCTACAGCGTCACTGGGGTTTGAGGATTTCACAAATCTAACCCCACTGGTGAAGGAGGAATTGAGATTTGCCATCCAAAATAAGTGCCTATCCCACAGGATGTCTTCCACATTGGATACAGTGACAGTGTTGGAAAGACCTGTTGAAATGTCTGTTCTGAAAGCAGAG TTTTCGCCCCAAGAAGatgaaaggaaaaagagaagaagggAAAGGAACAAAATTGCAGCTGCAAAATGCCGAAACAAAAAGAAGGAGAAAACAGAATGTTTGCAGAAA GAATCAGAAAAGCTGGAAACTATCAACGCAGAACTAAAGGCCCAGATTGAAGAGCTAAAGAATGAGAAGCAACACTTGATATACATGCTCAATCTCCACAGGCCCACTTGCATAGTTCGAGCACAGAATGGGAGAACACCCGAGGACGAAAGAAACCTCTTTATTCAACAGATCAAAGAAGGAACATTGCAGGGTTAA
- the ATF3 gene encoding cyclic AMP-dependent transcription factor ATF-3 isoform X1 yields the protein MLHLEEKMFLNRGKYQHYNFMSIYQVYKSKMMLQNPGQVSASEVSASAIVPCLSPTASLGFEDFTNLTPLVKEELRFAIQNKCLSHRMSSTLDTVTVLERPVEMSVLKAEFSPQEDERKKRRRERNKIAAAKCRNKKKEKTECLQKESEKLETINAELKAQIEELKNEKQHLIYMLNLHRPTCIVRAQNGRTPEDERNLFIQQIKEGTLQG from the exons ATGTTACATcttgaagaaaaaatgtttttgaacaGAGGAAAATACCAACATTACAATTTTATGTCGATTTATCAAGTATACAAAAG CAAAATGATGCTCCAAAACCCAGGCCAGGTATCTGCATCAGAAGTCAGCGCTTCCGCAATTGTTCCCTGTTTGTCTCCTACAGCGTCACTGGGGTTTGAGGATTTCACAAATCTAACCCCACTGGTGAAGGAGGAATTGAGATTTGCCATCCAAAATAAGTGCCTATCCCACAGGATGTCTTCCACATTGGATACAGTGACAGTGTTGGAAAGACCTGTTGAAATGTCTGTTCTGAAAGCAGAG TTTTCGCCCCAAGAAGatgaaaggaaaaagagaagaagggAAAGGAACAAAATTGCAGCTGCAAAATGCCGAAACAAAAAGAAGGAGAAAACAGAATGTTTGCAGAAA GAATCAGAAAAGCTGGAAACTATCAACGCAGAACTAAAGGCCCAGATTGAAGAGCTAAAGAATGAGAAGCAACACTTGATATACATGCTCAATCTCCACAGGCCCACTTGCATAGTTCGAGCACAGAATGGGAGAACACCCGAGGACGAAAGAAACCTCTTTATTCAACAGATCAAAGAAGGAACATTGCAGGGTTAA